The genomic DNA GCGGGCACCTATTTTTCTGAGAAGTTCCAGTGCTCCTAGGCGCCGACCCCCGCCGCCCCCCTTCCACCTTCTAGCTGGAAAGTTGTGCGCCAGGCAGCGGGGGGCGGAGAGAGGAACCCAGACTGGCCCCCCTCCCGCTTCCTGCCCCGCGGCCTCCCATTGGTCAGAGGAAACCCCAGGAATGTGAGCGCCCCTTTAAAAGCGCGCGGCTCCTCCGCTCCGCCAGCCACTGCACTCGGGCCGGCCGCTGAGAGCCCACCCTGGCGAGCTCTCCCAGCCGCAGCCTCCGAATCCACGGCCTCCACCCCGCGCCTCTCCAGTTCTCTATCCCGTCGCTGCGCCCTTGTTGCTGGCCCCGGCCGCTACATCCGCGTCCGCACAGGTAGGACTCCCGGGCGGCCGCCGAGGACGAGTGCTGCCCTGGCCAGCCACCTGGAGCTCCCAGGCTTCAGCGCCTCCGGAACCCCGGATCTAATAACTTTCTGCCTTCCCCGTACTGTCGCGGATCTAATAACTTTCTGCCTTCCCCGTACTGTCGCTCCCAGCCTCTGGGGACTCTTGTGGAAGGGCGCCAGAGCCATCCTCTCCAGCCTTGGGGTTCACAGACTAACCCACCAGAACACCCcaaaattttcttttccccaagTCCTATCAGTGCTCTAGAAAAGGACTGTGCCTCCCTGCGCCCCTAAACTGCATCTCCTGGTCTAGTGTTTACCCTTAACTTCTCAAGGAAAAACCCCTCTCCAGTGGTTGATCTTGCCCCCACCACCTCTTTAAAGCGGTAATCTCCCCTCAACTCTTACTTTCTTCCTGATGCTCTCTCCAAAGTAAATACGGTTGCCCGTCCTTCCAGCAAATGTGGGCCCAAAAGGGGATCCCCAGGGGCCCCAGCCCCAAGGCCAGCCAGGTTTTGCCCACACTCCCTGCTGGGCAGCCTCTGACCCTGGGCTCTGTGCTCCTTGCTGCAGGTTCCTTGCTGGGCACAAATAGCTCCACCATGGGGCTGGCCTGGGGACTCGGTGTCCTGCTCCTCGTGCATGCCTGCGGCTCCAACCGCATTCCAGGTGAGTCTGTATAATACCTtgtgtggggggagggaagaggaggaggtcGGGTTACCCCAGGTGCACTTCCCTCCCTGTGTACTCCTCTCTCAGCTGCTTCTCCCCTGAGCCCTGAGCAAACCTCAGGCTGCCGGTTTCCTCTGACTGCCCTTTATTTAGCTCTTCCAGTGGCTGTCAAGAGCTTTCATTCCAGCCCTCTgcctcaccccctcccccaacccagggCGCTCACCATGTGTCCTGCTCTTGTCTAACAGAGTCTGGGGGAGACAACAGTGTGTTTGACATCTTTGAACTCACCGGAGCTGCCCGCAAGGGCTCTGGGCGCCGACTGGTGAAGGGTCCTGACCCTTCTAGCCCAGCTTTCCGCATCGAGGATGCCAACCTGATCCCCCCTGTGCCTGACAAGAAGTTCCAAGACCTAGTGGATGCTGTGCGGGCGGAGAAAGGTTTCCTCCTCCTGGCTTCCCTGAGGCAAATGAAGAAGACCCGAGGTACCCTGCTGGCTGTGGAGCGGAAAGACCACTCTGGCCAGGTCTTCAGCGTGGTCTCCAATGGCAAAGCGGGCACCCTGGACCTGAGCCTGACCGTGCAGGGCAAGCAGCACGTGGTGTCGGTAGAGGAAGCACTCCTGGCGACTGGCCAGTGGAAGAGCATCACCCTATTTGTGCAGGAGGACAGGGCCCAGCTGTACATCGACTGTGAGAAGATGGAGAATGCGGAGCTGGATGTCCCCATCCAGAGCATCTTCACCAGGGACCTGGCCAGCATCGCCAGACTCCGCATTGCCAAAGGAGGCGTCAATGACAATTTCCAGGTGAGGCCGCTTTGATTCCTGATCCACGGGGTCAACTGCTAGGCAGCTTATGACCAGGAGCAGCAGGGGTTCCAGTATAGGAAATACTGCCTGTGcactaaagcagtggttctcacacAGTAGGGAGCATcacaatcacctggagagcttccTAAAATGTGTACCGCTACATCCCACCCCTAGAGTTTtggattcagtaggtctgggatgggaCCTGATAATTTACATCTCTAAACAGTTCCAAGATGAGGTTGGTGCTAGTGTTCTAGGGATCGGACACTGAAAACCTctaaaggaaacaagaaatagTTTCCCTGTAACTGCCTGTTCAAACCTTAAATACTCTTTTGCTCTtctcaagaaaataatttcaaatgcattgcACCAATTATAATATTGCTTGAAGTGGATACTTTTTATGAGCAGGATAAATACCACTTGGCTATTTGCTTCCTCATGGGGATGTAACCGATCccaaagaaaagattaaaatagtGGCTATTTGCTGCTATAGTGTCTTCCTTGCTTAAACCTCTAGATCTTTGGGTCTGTGGCTTTGAAACTCCCACATTTAACTGACACTGGAGAGTGTCATTGTATCATCCGGTCTCAATATCAGATTCCATTTCCTGTATCCCCAAGTAGGCCGATAACTGAATTCTTTGTAAAAGACCGCAGACTTGGCAGAAGATACAATTAAGATTTTTGAAGCTATTTTGCAATTCCCGTGAATTTGGCAATTCACCAACAGTTATTTGGTGTGTTATTTTGACACGGTGATCTTGAAAGGGagttcttttcaaattttagaaCATCTGTTGTGTGCTCCTTCTAGCATAAACAGTCCCCCCTCCCACTGACCCCCCGGCCCCTACCAACACTCTACAAACAGTGTGTATCCTCTGCTCACAGGGGGTGCTGCAGAATGTAAGGTTTGTCTTTGGAACCACACCAGAAGACATCCTCAGGAACAAAGGCTGCTCCAGCTGTAAGTATCCCTCTGTTTTTAGGGCATATGGGAAAGTGAGGGCATTCCACCCAAAATAAGCTGAGAAACTTCAGCAATGGTGATTGTGCATAAATTACCCCAGGTAACATAGTTACCTTTATATAAAGGTGACCTCAAACAGTTTTCCACACTCAACAGTCCCCTCCTTTTGCATCCCTCACCCAAAATGAAATGTCTGTTACAGTTAGGATGCCTAGAGGCTGGCTGGTGGAAGCATCTACTTGAAGATATTCTCCTACTTTCCTCACTGTGTTCCTTTGTTCCTTAGCAGCTACCAGTGTCTTTCTCACCCTTGACAACAATGTGGTGAATGGGTCCAGCCCTGCCATCCGCACCGACTACATCGGCCACAAGACAAAGGACCTGCAAGCCATTTGTGGCATCTCATGTGACGAGCTGTCCAGCATGGTCCTAGAGCTCAGGGGTCTACGCACCATTGTGACCACGCTGCAGGACAGTATCCGCAAAGTGGTCAGTAGTCTCCACCCACCGCCTGTTAGCAGGAGCCCCTGCatgtgatggtgatgatgctgaGGGACTGAAAGTGAGGCTCGATGCTAATAACCTTTCTCCCCCTTTTAGACCGAAGAGAACAAAGAGCTGGCCAATGAGCTGAGGAGGCCCCCACTCTGCTACCACAACGGAGTCCAGTACAGGACTGGTGACGAGTGGACGGTGGACAGCTGCACTGAGTGTCGCTGCCAGGTAAGGCTCTCGACGGACTGAAACACAAATGGATGGCACACTCTCTGAAGAAAGAGCCAGATGGCTGCGGAGGCTCTTTTCATGTTCCATGGCTGGATACCCAAGTGGTGTCTTTTTCTTAAGATGCAGCTATGACAtctataaaatcatttaaatgctCAGAGTTTTTCAAAGTCTTAATTATACCCCAGGCTAAGAATAATATCTAAAAGAGTATATCTATTTAAATATCTCGGTAACTTACCTGCTTTAGTTCAAGAGCTAAGTGTTGAATATCAGGTAAGTAAAATCAAGTTGGAACCCCCCCCCCACAACCTGATTCATATTTGGCTATGACATGGAGATTCTTTAATACAGTACTGATTGCTATTCAAATCACTTGGCCCAACATCATTAGAACTATCCACTTACCTCAGATGGTACTGCCTGTAGTGTATGTGTCCTTCTGGCTCACCCCCTACCCAACGCCAGGGGCAGAGGATTTTGGGGGGGTGTTGCTGGCTCATTGAGCAAAGTCAAGCTTAAATACAAATCATGGATTGCCGGATTTGGGAGCCACCTTTACTAAACTCCCATTTTTGTCCAATATTATATAAAGCCATATTTATATATGAGAAAGTAAGATGCTCATTGATCTTCTTTTCCCCATAaagatgtaatttaaaatttttaaagtcctgGCTGAGTTTCAGGAATTTGATTTTAGACACAGAGTAACAGATCTGACTCATGATATTAGGTGGTTCCAACTGCATAAATTCATGTTGTTCTGTGCATGAAGAAGTGACTAAGTGGCAATTGAGACGAATTCTAGAGGGATGGAGTGACAAGTAAGCAGCCCTTGAACTGTCTCTACAGTACTGGTGGCTGCCAAAAGACAGGCAGAGCTTCTATTAAAATCATTCCACTAGAGCATTTATAGCCCAGACGACATTTCAGCTTGTAATTGAAATGGTTCAGTATGTAAGCTTCTGCTTGCAATATGCTTAGTACCCATTTCTCCTTCACTGTTGCCCTGCAGAACtcagttaccatctgcaaaaAAGTGTCCTGTCCCATCATGCCCtgctccaacgccacagttcctGATGGAGAATGCTGCCCACGGTGCTGGCGTAAGTTCCTAAGATTGTTGGCCATGCTTCAGTGACTGGATTGATTGTACATAATGCTGGAATACCAGTCCCATCTCTGTCACATGTTTTCATTCAGTTTCTTGCTACAGCATCTGGTTAGCTGATGGCTTGTCTGCTGTATACAACCAAAAAAATGCCATTATGACTAAATTACCCCCCTAATTGTGGTGTAGACAATAACCTTAGTATAGTTTATTGAGTATGATTCTGTGCTTTGAGAAAAGATGAGATGAATTGGTAGCAGCAGTAGCTTTAAGTTAACTGGATTTAGAATCTGACCTTGTGGCCTAGAGTCAGTAAAAATCTGCTCACTGGAGAAATTGATGGACTTAACTGGGCCTGAAAGTTCTACCCATTTTATCTACAGGCGTAGGAGACCTAAGAAAAAATAGTACTTTGAGTCTCAGGGCTCTGTAAGAAATTGTATTGTTTCATGGTACCCAGTCCCTGGGTTTTGCTGCCAGTATAATTAATCACTTTGCTGAGACACTGTAGTAAGTACAAGTCATAAAGATGATTTATCACAACTAAGATGCATGAAACAGGAAAGTAGCACTCCCCCTTCACATCCACGCCCCCCACACTCCCTGTTTCCTACACACACGGATCATAGCTCAGAAGAGCCAGTTCCCTTCAGAGATGTCAGTGACATTGGAACTGTCATAATCATTTGTACATTGCTTTCTGTTCAGCATTCACTTCAGATGTGGGTTAAAGGGAACAAGGCTAGCTAGGGACTAGCAGAGTGCTGAATTTTGAGTCAGGGATTACTAGGAAAACTTCGAACTGATGGCAAGAGAAAACAAAGTTCTCTATCTCCTGTCAGATACAGGACGTGATTGTAGTCATGGCGCCTGGGCAGATGGTAAACAAACACACTTCCCTCTTATGAAAATATGTGCAGAAAAGGCCCCAAATGCTAGGGTGAGAGGAGCAACCCGCTGACTGACCTCATGACTGATCCAGGGCCAGAGCCAACAGCGGCTCCGCTGCCTTCAGATTCATCTGCCAAACATGTGGGTCTCTGACTCTCCTGAAAGTCAGAAGTGATTCCTATAAGTTGCCTAAAACCCAAGTATTCTTGGAAGCCTGGGGCTGGAAATGCCTACCAAGACATCTTAAGTCAAAAAAGGGAAACTCATTTAAAATGCAGACTTGGAAGAAGGGGGCGAGGATGACTAGAAACATATGTGGGGGAAAGGTTCAGCTATACCGACCCAGGCAAAGCATGCAATTACCCCAAAGCTGTGCACAGAATGACCGCTTGGCCATTGGCCTAACAAATATATTGCTTTTCACTCTCTGGCATGGGAAGAAAGTCCAGAGCAGAGCAGCCCAAAGAATAGCTTGTTTTCATGATAACACACTAAATGCACCCATTTGCTCAGCAGCCAGCGACTCTGCAGACGATGGCTGGTCCCCGTGGTCTGAGTGGACCTCTTGCTCTGTGACCTGTGGCAATGGAATCCAGCAGCGTGGCCGCTCCTGCGACAGCCTCAACAACAGATGCGAGGGCTCCTCTGTGCAGACGCGGACCTGCCACATCCAGGAGTGTGACAAGAGATGTAAGTGTTGGGCCACTTGGGGATGTGGAGACCTGACTTGTCCTTGTTGTCACCAATAGCAACTTCAGAGCACAGAGGTTGAGGGCACAGGTTCTAGACTCTGATCTAATCCCAGTTCTCTGCCTTATCTGTGCACCCTTGAGCACAGCTTCTCCTCTCTGAGGCTCTTATCTGTAAATTGGGGGTAAAAATAGTGTAAAGATGTTTAGTTTGGCGAGTTTGAAGATGTGGTTTAGAGGATGCATTTAAAGTGTTAATGTAGAGCTTGGCTTGTGGGAAGCACCATATAACCATCAGCTTTGTCCTTTAGTTAAACAGGATGGAGGCTGGAGCCACTGGTCCCCGTGGTCATCTTGTTCCGTAACATGTGGAGATGGTGTGATCACAAGGATCCGGCTCTGCaactcccccagcccccagatgAATGGGAAGCCATGTGAGGGCAAAGCCCGGGAGACCAAAGCCTGCCAGAAAGACGCCTGCCCCAGTAAGTGCATGCATCACCTGGCATGATGCTGGCAGCTCCACCCCGCTAGCTGCCTGGCATCCGTGGGTCATGGATGGGGGAAGATTGCTTCCTAGAGAAACAAACAGAAGCACAGCCCTGCAGGGCACAGCAGCTTCTTCTAACGACAAATAGAACCATTTCAGACTCACCCTCTTCCCAGACATCCTTACCATGTGTCAGGGTCATGGAGGTTTCTTGAAGGAGAAGTCTCAGGACTCAGGAGAGTCTCCTGTGAAGGTAGTGTTTGGAAATTGGTCTTAGCTTTGGCCTGTGGTTAATTTTCTTACAGTCAATGGAGGCTGGGGCCCCTGGTCACCATGGGACATCTGTTCTGTCACCTGCGGAGGAGGGGCACAGAAACGTAGCCGGCTCTGCAACAACCCCACGCCCCAGTTTGGAGGCAAGGACTGCGTTGGTGATGTAACAGAAACCCAGATCTGCAACAAGCAGGACTGTCCCATTGGTAAGCCACACAGCCCAGGCAGCCCAGGACAAAACCACCTAATGGCACACTCAGCTTTCATGGGGGTTCAGTTTCGATGGTCCTGAGTGGTTTGATTAAAATGCCAGATGGACAGCATAATCTCAAAAGTTAGTAGTTACACAGACCTTACAATATTACATCCCCATTTAAGTGACCAGAATGGCAGTAACAGCAGCTGAGACCCACGTTTGCCTGTCACTCCTATTTCAGATGGCTGCCTGTCCAATCCCTGCTTTGCTGGTGTCCAGTGTACCAGCTACCCTGATGGCAGCTGGAAGTGTGGTGCTTGTCCCCCAGGCTATAGCGGAGATGGCGTCAAGTGCGAAGATGTTGATGAGGTGAGGAGCTGGGAGCTACCAGACCTAGGAAAGCATCTCATCTGCCTTGGTCATTTCTTGTGGCAGTGTTCTCTAAACATGAACAAACCTGTTTCTTCCACAGTGCAAAGAAGTTCCTGATGCCTGCTTCAACCACAATGGAGAGCACAGGTGTGAGAACACAGACCCCGGCTACAactgcctgccctgcccaccaCGCTTCACTGGCTCGCAGCCCTTCGGCCGGGGCGTGGAACATGCCACCGCCAACAAACAGGTAGAGCAGAGGGGACTAGTAGATGGGAGTGAGGGGGGGTGTCCTTGACTGAGCTAGCCATCAAAGCGGGGAATGTCCTCTCACACCCTTCAAGGAAAACGGGGGAGGGGGTGAGTGTCAATCTAGCTTTTAGAAACAGGACTAGAAAATGAATTGTTCATCCAGCAGAGAAAATTGGTCCATCACATTTAACCATGCTGCTCTGGAGTGAGCTGTGAGTGGATGGACTTGTTAAGTGCCAGGGTGATGTGCAAGTTCAAGGAAGACAAACATAAAGCCATGTCAGCCTATAACCTGGCATCAACATTCCCAGGGCAGGATGGGGGGGACTCATACTCTTCCCATGGATCTCTGTCCAGAGGCAATGGGGAGCTGGGGACCCTCCAAGGCTCTGCCTTAACGTCAGAATGTTGTACCCACAGGTATGCAAGCCCCGAAACCCCTGCACGGACGGGACACATGACTGCAACAAGAACGCCAAGTGCAACTACCTGGGCCACTACAGTGACCCCATGTACCGCTGCGAGTGCAAGCCTGGCTACGCCGGCAACGGCATCATCTGCGGGGAGGACACAGACCTGGACGGCTGGCCCAACGAGGACCTGCTGTGCGTGGCCAATGCAACTTACCACTGCAGAAAGGTAGCCCCGCCCTCACCTGCCTCCAGAAATGCTTATCAAGGGGATGAGCTGAGGAATTGTTTAAACTTGGGGAATGGAACTGAAAGATCAAATCATCTGAAGGCAGAGGAACACTAATTCTTATTAAATCACTTGGTGCCAAGAACATGAATGGGGCAGGCCCTTTGGGCAGTTGTGTCCCACAGTCGATTATGTTGTCCAAAAAAAGTTCACTTCTCTACCAGATGCCAGCAGAGCATGACCCGTGTTCCCAGTATATATAAAGTTTAGAGCATTTATACAaagtatttgtatgtgtgtgtgtgtgtgtgtgtgtgtgtgtgtgtgtgtgtgtatatcctcCAAGCAAACTTTTTTGTCTTCCCATTGAAAATACCTGCTGTCACAGAGTAGCATTCAGTTCTGTCTGCAGTGTTTTTTCAGTGCAGTCTCTAGTGCATGAGCTGAGCAAAAGGCTTGCAAACTGCAGCTGCAACGTGTCTTCTCTTTCCAGGATAATTGCCCcaaccttcccaactcagggcagGAAGACTATGACAAGGATGGAATCGGCGATGCCTGTGATGATGACGATGACAATGATAAGATTCCAGATGACAGGGTAAAATTGTTTTCCATTCCTCTCTCAGCTTTTATGTTCAGCAACAGCCTGTAACCCTTAAGATTCAACAAAATTACTGATATCTAGTCATCAGAAATTATTCATTGTGATCCTGTAGTTTTCAGACATAGATGTTGccaagagaatttttaaatgagggttttgtttttcatcACAGCCTGCCTTTCCCCTGGTTGGAGCAAAAAGTTACAATGTGTGAACAAATGACACTTTGCTCCCCATATTGGATTCAGATGTCTTCTCTAGGTCACAGTAAGGTTATCTCTGCTTGCACTGAGAGTGGAGATATTGAGTTTCTATTTACATCTCACTGACTCATAaccaacagaaattcatttttcattcattatgtCCTGGCTTTTAACTTTTGCAGTGGTCATTTTACAGGGGACTTAGTATATCCACCAAGTAGAAAATGATGGCTgcagattttcagttttatatatattatgcatGTGATCTGAGGCTAGTTTCGTGGACCAAGTTGTACAATGCTCCGCTTCTTCTCTTGGCAGGACAACTGTCCATTCCATTACAACCCAGCCCAGTATGACTATGACAGAGATGACGTGGGAGACCGCTGTGACAACTGCCCCTACAACCACAACCCAGACCAGGCTGACACAGATAACAATGGGGAAGGAGACGCCTGCGCAGCTGACATTGATGGGGACGGTAAGGTGCTCCCTGATCCAGCCAGCCCGTGGGCAGCTGTGACGGCATTCAGCTCTCAGCCTTGGACAGTGCTGGCTGTTAGTGTGCAGTCTGGTTGAAACAGCTGAGGCTGAAGATTCCAGCTCTTATCTGTCCCGTGTTCTCTGCAGGTATCCTCAATGAACGGGACAACTGCCAGTATGTCTACAATGTGGACCAGAAAGACACTGACATGGACGGGGTTGGTGACCAGTGTGACAACTGCCCCCTGGAACACAATCCAGACCAGGTAGGTAGATTCCTTTCAGAATCTTTCAGGAAACTGTTAGCATATCCCTTGCTAAGcctctttaaaaaacagaagagtTTAAGTTCAAACACTTTCATTACCATGGCTATCAGTGATCTCATAGCCAATTACAGCATTTTCATGTGAACAGTTTGCCTGACCTAAGCTCTTTGAAGAGTTCCACAGGTCTTTAGCATGAGTCTTGTAACTTCACTCTTATCCTCTATAAGAAGCCCACATGATTTGCTCAGTGGAATCTACCATTGTTAAGATAAATTATACAAAGCAGAAATCTGTGACTGACAACTGTACAGGAATATTAATCATGTTTGAAACTAAGAGATGGAAGAAAATATCCCTAAGCAAGATACACAGCCATTTTCATGGCTCATGATATAATCTGACCGCAGGAAAACCAAACTAAAAATATTTCCCCACACTGGAGAAATCCCTGTTTCTTTGTCATTCTTCAAGTGTTTTGGCATTGCAAACATAATTCTGTACCGGTGCTAGGGAGTGCTGCAAACAGACATAGCCAGAACAAGTTCCATGTCTGGAGGTGTTTATTTTCTAGTGTAATCACTCATCATCATTTTCTCGATGTGAAACTTAAGGCTTTTCTTTTCCCTAAAAGCAATTATTCTGGAAATTTAGAAACCACCtttttataaatgcaaatatttttaaaagattcaagaAATGATAAATCCAGCTAATTTCTGGAGACATCCAGAAACTCTCCTAATATTTTTGCTCTTATGACTTTCTCTAAAACAAAAAGCATCAGGATGAATAGCTTTGGGGAAATAGGGGAAAGCATGAATGATTTGGGATAGCATTCTTGATCAAATGGCATTGAGGGTCATCTGTTTTGAATTTTAGTCTTACTATAAATTAAACCTCAGTGCCATTTAACCTCCCTGGATAAGGTGTTGGTTCTTCAGATAATAATAAAGTTTATAACAATTAATGAATCATGTAAAAATCTTAACAGCAAAGAGCATAAATACTGGCAAGCAAAATTGCAATTTGTATGTAAATAATCTGTAAGCATTCTGTAAGAATTCTGTactgaatactttaaaaaaggTACTCTGAGAAATatggttttgaaaaaaattagaattttgagtTTACCTGAGCCAACACTGGACAATCCTTATGGACTAGATGGGTAAAACCAAATacctaaaagagaagaaaatgacttaTCCCACCATACGGTTACCCAGGAGGTATGAAAAGCAGTGCCGTGTTGCCATGATTTAATGACCTGGAGTAGAAGTTGACGTGTCACCAATTTcctaattaaaattttgaatagaaCATAAATTGTACCCAGAGCATTCAATTCATCATTAAGATATAAGTAGTTAATATGGCATTCTATCCTTAGTGATGAAATGAtgctttctatttaattttatctagaatgttttctattttaaaagaactttcaAATATCCCTTTAAAAACTGTCTAATACAAACAAGGATcaagaataaaacacttaagaCCAGTGAGGCTTCGCATCTATATTAACAAATCTGACCAGACACTGGAGCATCTCCATAAGCTTTCTTTAGCATCAGTAATTCACGTTCCAGCTTACCCTCTGCCTCTTTCAGCTCGACTCTGACTCGGACCGCATTGGAGACACCTGTGACAACAATCAGGATATTGATGAAGACGGCCACCAGAACAACCTGGACAACTGTCCCTACGTGCCCAATGCCAACCAGGCCGACCACGACAAGGATGGCAAAGGCGATGCCTGCGACCACGATGATGACAACGATGGCATTCCTGATGACCGGGACAACTGCAGGCTGGTGCCCAATCCTGACCAGAAGGACTCTGATGGTGAGTCACCGGAGCCACTTTTAAAGCGAGTGACTGAAACCATGGCTGTCCGGAttgcgggaaaaaaaaaaaaaagctgaatacaTTTGAGGATGAAAAGACTAAATGTTAACTTTGACAAGACAGTGAATTTTTGGCACCAGTAATGGTATTTTGGAATTTCACTGAACTCTTGCCTTTTTGCCTTTAGGTGATGGTCGAGGTGATGCTTGCAAAGATGATTTTGACCAGGACAAGGTGCCAGACATTGATGACATCTGTCCCGAAAATGTTGATATCAGTGAGACTGATTTCCGCCGATTCCAGATGATTCCTCTAGATCCCAAAGGGACATCCCAGAATGACCCTAACTGGGTTGTACGCCATCAGGGTAAAGAACTCGTCCAGACTGTCAACTGTGACCCTGGACTTGCTGTAGGTGAGTAGAGAGTTCTTCAAACGAAAGGCCAGTGTGTACAGGGGAAAGAAGCCAGTGTAAAAGCAGGCAGTTGCACGTGTCCCCGTGAGTGCTAAAAAAGGCTGGGAATGTGACAGAGAACCTCCGGAAGGCTGCAGGTTTTAACCTGGGCATGGCCTTCTTTTCCAGGTTATGACGAATTTAATGCTGTGGACTTCAGCGGGACCTTCTTCATCAACACCGAGAGGGATGACGACTATGCCGGCTTTGTGTTTGGCTACCAGTCCAGCAGCCGCTTCTATGTTGTGATGTGGAAGCAAGTCACTCAATCCTATTGGGACACCAACCCCACGAGGGCTCAGGGATACTCTGGACTTTCTGTGAAAGTTGTGAACTCCACCACGGGGCCTGGCGAGCACCTGCGGAATGCCCTGTGGCACACAGGAAACACCCCTGGCCAGGTGAGAACAACATCCTGCAGGAGGGGGAGGGATGCTGTGTTTGGCCCAGCCTCCCACCAGGGAGTCTTAGACATCAAGTTCCCGGCATCACCAACTGTAGCATTAAGCTCTGCATTGTAAAAACCATCCTAGTGTCTGAGAGGGTAGCTCACTTGAGATCAAAAGGCTAAAGCTGTTTGTTTTAGCctcttcaaacaaacaaaaatgtcaatGTCCCTTCTCTTTGCTGATATGCACATTCAAGGTTACATAACCAACAAAGCCCTTGGGAAAAAAATCCTGCAATGCAGCCCTCTAATTTAGGTCAACTCAGTACCTTTTCAAGTACCATTCCATTTCATGGAATCTAACATAAGTCTCATAATTAAGCTGTTTCaacctttgcttttgcttttcctcCAGGTGCGCACACTGTGGCATGACCCTCGTCACATTGGCTGGAAAGATTTCACTGCCTACAGATGGCGTCTGAGCCACAGGCCAAAGACAGGTTTCATCAGGTAAGATTGCCCTGATTAAATATCCCTTAAGTCATACTGacaggcagggaggagaggacCAAAAGTAAGGGTGGCACTAATGTGATGTCCTTCTTTCCCACAGAGTGGT from Ovis aries strain OAR_USU_Benz2616 breed Rambouillet chromosome 7, ARS-UI_Ramb_v3.0, whole genome shotgun sequence includes the following:
- the THBS1 gene encoding thrombospondin-1 isoform X1 translates to MGLAWGLGVLLLVHACGSNRIPESGGDNSVFDIFELTGAARKGSGRRLVKGPDPSSPAFRIEDANLIPPVPDKKFQDLVDAVRAEKGFLLLASLRQMKKTRGTLLAVERKDHSGQVFSVVSNGKAGTLDLSLTVQGKQHVVSVEEALLATGQWKSITLFVQEDRAQLYIDCEKMENAELDVPIQSIFTRDLASIARLRIAKGGVNDNFQGVLQNVRFVFGTTPEDILRNKGCSSSATSVFLTLDNNVVNGSSPAIRTDYIGHKTKDLQAICGISCDELSSMVLELRGLRTIVTTLQDSIRKVTEENKELANELRRPPLCYHNGVQYRTGDEWTVDSCTECRCQNSVTICKKVSCPIMPCSNATVPDGECCPRCWPASDSADDGWSPWSEWTSCSVTCGNGIQQRGRSCDSLNNRCEGSSVQTRTCHIQECDKRFKQDGGWSHWSPWSSCSVTCGDGVITRIRLCNSPSPQMNGKPCEGKARETKACQKDACPINGGWGPWSPWDICSVTCGGGAQKRSRLCNNPTPQFGGKDCVGDVTETQICNKQDCPIDGCLSNPCFAGVQCTSYPDGSWKCGACPPGYSGDGVKCEDVDECKEVPDACFNHNGEHRCENTDPGYNCLPCPPRFTGSQPFGRGVEHATANKQVCKPRNPCTDGTHDCNKNAKCNYLGHYSDPMYRCECKPGYAGNGIICGEDTDLDGWPNEDLLCVANATYHCRKDNCPNLPNSGQEDYDKDGIGDACDDDDDNDKIPDDRDNCPFHYNPAQYDYDRDDVGDRCDNCPYNHNPDQADTDNNGEGDACAADIDGDGILNERDNCQYVYNVDQKDTDMDGVGDQCDNCPLEHNPDQLDSDSDRIGDTCDNNQDIDEDGHQNNLDNCPYVPNANQADHDKDGKGDACDHDDDNDGIPDDRDNCRLVPNPDQKDSDGDGRGDACKDDFDQDKVPDIDDICPENVDISETDFRRFQMIPLDPKGTSQNDPNWVVRHQGKELVQTVNCDPGLAVGYDEFNAVDFSGTFFINTERDDDYAGFVFGYQSSSRFYVVMWKQVTQSYWDTNPTRAQGYSGLSVKVVNSTTGPGEHLRNALWHTGNTPGQVRTLWHDPRHIGWKDFTAYRWRLSHRPKTGFIRVVMYEGKKIMADSGPIYDKTYAGGRLGLFVFSQEMVFFSDLKYECRGRSKMTVNI
- the THBS1 gene encoding thrombospondin-1 isoform X5, which produces MGLAWGLGVLLLVHACGSNRIPESGGDNSVFDIFELTGAARKGSGRRLVKGPDPSSPAFRIEDANLIPPVPDKKFQDLVDAVRAEKGFLLLASLRQMKKTRGTLLAVERKDHSGQVFSVVSNGKAGTLDLSLTVQGKQHVVSVEEALLATGQWKSITLFVQEDRAQLYIDCEKMENAELDVPIQSIFTRDLASIARLRIAKGGVNDNFQGVLQNVRFVFGTTPEDILRNKGCSSSATSVFLTLDNNVVNGSSPAIRTDYIGHKTKDLQAICGISCDELSSMVLELRGLRTIVTTLQDSIRKVTEENKELANELRRPPLCYHNGVQYRTGDEWTVDSCTECRCQNSVTICKKVSCPIMPCSNATVPDGECCPRCWPASDSADDGWSPWSEWTSCSVTCGNGIQQRGRSCDSLNNRCEGSSVQTRTCHIQECDKRFKQDGGWSHWSPWSSCSVTCGDGVITRIRLCNSPSPQMNGKPCEGKARETKACQKDACPINGGWGPWSPWDICSVTCGGGAQKRSRLCNNPTPQFGGKDCVGDVTETQICNKQDCPIDGCLSNPCFAGVQCTSYPDGSWKCGACPPGYSGDGVKCEDVDECKEVPDACFNHNGEHRCENTDPGYNCLPCPPRFTGSQPFGRGVEHATANKQVCKPRNPCTDGTHDCNKNAKCNYLGHYSDPMYRCECKPGYAGNGIICGEDTDLDGWPNEDLLCVANATYHCRKDNCPNLPNSGQEDYDKDGIGDACDDDDDNDKIPDDRDNCPFHYNPAQYDYDRDDVGDRCDNCPYNHNPDQADTDNNGEGDACAADIDGDGILNERDNCQYVYNVDQKDTDMDGVGDQCDNCPLEHNPDQLDSDSDRIGDTCDNNQDIDEDGHQNNLDNCPYVPNANQADHDKDGKGDACDHDDDNDGIPDDRDNCRLVPNPDQKDSDGDGRGDACKDDFDQDKVPDIDDICPENVDISETDFRRFQMIPLDPKGTSQNDPNWVVRHQGKELVQTVNCDPGLAVGYDEFNAVDFSGTFFINTERDDDYAGFVFGYQSSSRFYVVMWKQVTQSYWDTNPTRAQGYSGLSVKVVNSTTGPGEHLRNALWHTGNTPGQVRTLWHDPRHIGWKDFTAYRWRLSHRPKTGFIRVVMYEGKKIMADSGPIYDKTYAGGRLGLFVFSQEMVFFSDLKYECRDS